Below is a genomic region from Candidatus Chlorobium masyuteum.
TCCCTGTCAGGCCAGTAGACACCGCTGTCGCTGTAAATCTCGTAAACGTTGTCGGTAATGTAAACGTTGCCGGTAAGAACGATCCTGTTTTCTGCTTCGTAATTGGTTGCCCGGTCGCATTTGAGGGTTATGTTGTCGTGCAGGAACTGTACATTGCCAATGACCGAACGGAAGCTGCCCCCTTCACTCTCTCCGCCCTCAATGGTATCGGCATGCTCGAGAATAATTTTCTTTTTTTCCGCCCTGAGTGTATTATGGTGCAGAACCGGAAGCACGACTGTTTGCGCAAGCATGATGCTGGCGAACAATATGCTGACCGGAATAAATTTTCGCATGGAGATCTGATGGTTATGTTGTGCCTTGCTCTCTAATGTAACAAAGCTTTGTTTTTACTGTGAAAAAATTACTCCTTGCCGCCGGAAGCAGGCCCGGCATACTCTCGCTTGCCCCGCTCTACGATGCCCTTAAAAAAAACGGAGCCTACCAGCCGGTAGCCCTTCTTGTTTCTGCAAAAGGTGCCAAGCCGCTCAGCAGTGACCTGGCGGCATGTTTTGGAATTGGTGACGACGTCCGTACCATTTACCTTCCCGAAGGTTCTGCGGTTCATCAGCTTGCCTCCGTTATGACCGGCATGGAGGCCGTTCTTCTCAGTGAAAAACCCGATCTCGTGCTGGTCTGCGGAAGCGATAATGTTGCTCTTGGTGCTGCGGTGACCGCAGCCAAGCTCGGTATGCAGGTAGCCGCAGTCGATGCGGGGCTGCGAAGCTATGAACGCTCTGATGCCGAAGAGGTCAACCGGGTTGTTATTGACGCCATGGCCGAGTTCCACTTTGTCAGTGAGCACAGTGGTGAGTACAACCTGATCAACGAGGGGGTTGCCGATGAAAAGGTCTTCTATTCCGGCAACCTGTCAATCGACTCCCTTGTCCGTCTTATGGAGCAGGCAAACAAGGAGAACTCTGTTCCGGTTAAAGGGATAAAACCGAAAAAATATGCACTGATGCTCCTCGGACAGGGCGTTTTCTCCGCCGGGAAAGAGCATATCGGGATGCTGCTTCGGGTACTGACGGAACTTGCCTCCAACATAACGGTAGTCATGCCCCGCATTGCCGGATTTGACGCCCTGCTTAAAGAGCATTTGCTTGATGCGGAATTCATCGCTATAGAGAATCTGAAGCTGATTGAGCCGCCGTCTCATGCCGGGCTCCTTACCCTGCTTCGCGACTCGATGCTGCTGCTTACCGACACTGAAGAGCTTCAGGCCGAAGCAACGGTGATGAATGTGCCCTGTCTTACCATGATGGATACTTCAGCGCGCCCATCCACCATTGAGATCGGCACCAACGTGCTTGTCGGACTCGACGAGGAGGATATCAAAAGCCGCATCCACGACATTCTCCATCCCGGTTCGCACCAGCATATCACCAGCCGCTCAAAAATTCCCGAAAAATGGGATGGAGCCTCCGCCCCCCGCATCGTCGCCGTCCTCGACCGGCTGCTCTGATTTTCTTTTTTGTGAAGGTGCGGGATTTCGCCCGCACCTTCATCGCTTCTGCAGTAATTATACCCACTTCGTGTCATTTCGAACCCGATTTTTCGGATGAGAAATCTGACAGCATGCCTCACAAGGCA
It encodes:
- a CDS encoding UDP-N-acetyl glucosamine 2-epimerase is translated as MKKLLLAAGSRPGILSLAPLYDALKKNGAYQPVALLVSAKGAKPLSSDLAACFGIGDDVRTIYLPEGSAVHQLASVMTGMEAVLLSEKPDLVLVCGSDNVALGAAVTAAKLGMQVAAVDAGLRSYERSDAEEVNRVVIDAMAEFHFVSEHSGEYNLINEGVADEKVFYSGNLSIDSLVRLMEQANKENSVPVKGIKPKKYALMLLGQGVFSAGKEHIGMLLRVLTELASNITVVMPRIAGFDALLKEHLLDAEFIAIENLKLIEPPSHAGLLTLLRDSMLLLTDTEELQAEATVMNVPCLTMMDTSARPSTIEIGTNVLVGLDEEDIKSRIHDILHPGSHQHITSRSKIPEKWDGASAPRIVAVLDRLL